The Bradyrhizobium sp. B097 genome contains the following window.
CACTCATCGGAATCATCGCCCCATCGAGAATACAGGGCTTCAGGGACTATTGCCCACGCTAGTGCGCGAACAGGTGCATCGCCATGTTTCGCACAGAGACCGCCGCCGCTGAACCAGAGCAGGACGACCGGATGCAGACCGACGACATGGTCTGGATTCCCGGCGGCACGTTCCGCATGGGCTCGGACCATCATTATCCCGAGGAGGCGCCGGCGCACCGGGCCTCGGTCGATGGCTTCTGGATCGACCGCACGCCGGTGACCAACGCCCAATTTCGTGACTTCGTGCAGGAGACCGGTCACATCACCGTCGCCGAGCTGCCGCCCGATCCCGCGCAATATCCGGGTGCACTGCCGCATATGCTCTACGCCGGCTCGTTGGTGTTTTCGCCGCCGCGCCGGGTCCACACGCTGCGCGACTGGAGCCAATGGTGGACCTTCCTGCGCGGCGCGAACTGGCGCCGCCCGTATGGCGCGCGCAGCAACATCAACGTGCTCGGCAGCCATCCGGTCGTCCACGTCGCCTATGCCGACGCGCTCGCCTACGCCAAATGGGCCGGCAAGGAGCTTGCGACGGAAGCGGAATGGGAGTTCGCGGCGCGCGGCGGGCTCGAAGGCGAGGAATATGCCTGGGGCAATGCCCTGACGCCCGGCGGCAAGCACATGGCCAACATCTGGCAGGGCAACTTTCCGCTGCAGAATCTCTGCGAGGACGGTTTTGACCGAACCTCGCCGGTGACCGCATTCCCGCCGAACGGCTATGGCGTCTACGACATGATCGGCAATGTTTGGGAGTGGACCGCCGACTGGTGGTCGGCCCGCCACGAGGCCGACGCGGCCAAACCCTGCTGCATCCCGCAGAACCCGCGCGGCGGCCGCGAGGATGCGAGCTACGACGACGGCCAGCCCGCAATCAGGATTCCGCGCAAGGTGCTGAAGGGCGGCTCGCATCTCTGTGCGCCGAACTATTGCCGCCGCTATCGCCCCGCCGCCCGTCACGCCGAGCCGATCGATACCTCGACCAGCCATGTCGGCTTCAGGTGCGTGGTGCGGTCATCCGCAGCCGTTTCTCACCCGCCGAAATGAATGCCTTGCAATGAAGGGAGTGTCTGATGAGCAACGACGCCGAGAGCAACAAGCAGAACGGCACGAGGCAGGCGATTGACCGCCGCAATCTGTTGCTGGGGACATCGACCCTGGTGGCCGCGGCGGCACTGACGTCAGATGCGCTGGCGCAGGCGCAGAAGGCCGCCCCGGCCGCGAGTCCCGCGCCCGCGGCACCATCCGGCCGCAAGCCGAACATCCTGATCATCTGGGGGGACGACATCGGCATCGCGAACATCAGTGCCTATTCGAATGGCCTGATGGGATACGAGACGCCAAACATCGATCGCATCGCGCGCGAAGGCCTCAAGATGCAGCACTACTACGGCGAGCAGTCTTGCACGGCCGGCCGCGCGGCGTTTCTCACCGGCCAGCATGGCATTCGTACCGGCTTGACCAAGGTCGGCTTTCCCGGTGCGCCGATGGGAATGAGCCAGCTCGATCCGTCGGTCGGCGGTCTGCTCAAGAATCTCGGCTATGCCACCGGCCAGTTCGGCAAGAATCACGTCGGCGACCGCAACGAGTCGCTGCCGACCGTGAACGGCTTCGACGAGTTCTTCGGCAACCTCTACCATCTCAATGCCGAGGAAGAGCCGGAGCTGCCTGACTATCCCAAGGATCCAGCCTACCGCGCCAAGTTCGGCCCGCGCGGTGTGCTGCGCTGCAGGGCGACGGATCGCGACGATCCCACGGTCGATCTGCGATTCGGCAAAGTCGGCAAACAGACCATCGAGGACACCGGCGCGCTGACCAAGAAGCGCATGGAGACGGTCGATGACGAGACATCCGCGGCGGCGATCGATTTCATCAAGCGGCAGCAGGCGGCCGGCAAGCCGTTCTTCTGCTGG
Protein-coding sequences here:
- a CDS encoding formylglycine-generating enzyme family protein, translated to MFRTETAAAEPEQDDRMQTDDMVWIPGGTFRMGSDHHYPEEAPAHRASVDGFWIDRTPVTNAQFRDFVQETGHITVAELPPDPAQYPGALPHMLYAGSLVFSPPRRVHTLRDWSQWWTFLRGANWRRPYGARSNINVLGSHPVVHVAYADALAYAKWAGKELATEAEWEFAARGGLEGEEYAWGNALTPGGKHMANIWQGNFPLQNLCEDGFDRTSPVTAFPPNGYGVYDMIGNVWEWTADWWSARHEADAAKPCCIPQNPRGGREDASYDDGQPAIRIPRKVLKGGSHLCAPNYCRRYRPAARHAEPIDTSTSHVGFRCVVRSSAAVSHPPK